The bacterium genome contains a region encoding:
- the rpmI gene encoding 50S ribosomal protein L35 yields the protein MGKLKTHQGTAKRIRITGRKRLLRGRQLGGHLMVHKSAKRKRSLRQDPAVEHVDVARLGRLLPYR from the coding sequence GTGGGGAAGCTGAAGACTCATCAGGGAACGGCAAAGCGAATCCGGATCACCGGACGCAAGCGCCTCCTTCGGGGCCGACAGTTGGGCGGGCATCTCATGGTGCATAAGAGCGCCAAGCGGAAGCGGTCCCTTCGGCAAGATCCCGCGGTGGAGCACGTGGACGTCGCCCGGCTCGGACGCCTGCTTCCGTACCGCTGA
- the rplT gene encoding 50S ribosomal protein L20 has product MARVKRGVTVRRRHHKVLKLAKGYWGKKSRWFKLANQTVVRALAQAYAHRRARKRDFRRLWIARINAAARLHGLSYSRLIFGLRRAGIEVNRKVLADLAVRDAHAFSALVKQAQRTE; this is encoded by the coding sequence ATGGCACGGGTCAAACGAGGGGTCACCGTTCGGCGTCGGCACCACAAGGTGCTGAAGCTGGCCAAGGGGTACTGGGGCAAAAAGAGCCGTTGGTTCAAGCTCGCCAACCAGACCGTCGTGCGTGCCCTCGCGCAGGCCTACGCGCATCGGCGGGCCCGGAAGCGCGACTTCCGGCGGTTGTGGATCGCGCGGATCAACGCCGCCGCGAGACTGCACGGGTTGTCGTACAGCCGCCTCATCTTCGGCCTGCGCCGCGCGGGGATCGAAGTCAACCGTAAGGTGCTGGCCGATCTCGCGGTGCGGGACGCTCACGCGTTTTCGGCGCTGGTCAAACAAGCCCAGCGGACCGAGTAG
- a CDS encoding RNA methyltransferase, with translation MGLPREPSPKGEGSHRSGRGADPEIITSRKNPLIQELRDLIRSSNRRIARCVVEGRRALEAAAANGAEIQRVVHTPDATADPSTAAVLERLRATGIRIITVSAYVFAPLSQVESPQGVLAVARRPREATPSLLADPRVLLVVLDGLQDPGNVGTILRTAAAAGAAGALIVGPTADPFGPKAIRASAGAVFGVPVRWVASAEDCGEALAAHRVRVLIADPRGDHLDSDTSFARPLALVFGGEGRGAGAAWKRYGTTVRLSMAGTVESLNVAAAAAVLLYRVPPTLGPEDRAER, from the coding sequence ATGGGGCTTCCCCGCGAGCCCTCCCCGAAGGGGGAGGGCTCGCATCGTTCGGGGCGCGGGGCGGATCCCGAAATCATCACCAGTCGCAAGAACCCGCTGATCCAGGAGCTCCGCGATCTGATTCGCTCGTCGAACCGGCGGATCGCGCGGTGCGTGGTGGAGGGGCGGCGGGCCCTCGAAGCCGCCGCCGCAAACGGCGCTGAGATCCAGCGGGTGGTGCACACTCCGGACGCGACCGCCGATCCTTCGACCGCCGCCGTCCTCGAGCGGCTGCGGGCCACCGGGATCCGTATCATCACGGTCTCCGCGTACGTCTTTGCGCCCCTCAGCCAGGTGGAATCTCCCCAGGGCGTGCTCGCGGTCGCGCGCCGGCCGCGCGAGGCGACCCCGAGCCTCCTTGCCGATCCTCGGGTGCTGCTGGTGGTGCTCGACGGCCTCCAGGATCCCGGCAACGTCGGGACGATTCTGCGCACCGCGGCCGCCGCGGGGGCGGCTGGCGCCCTGATCGTCGGCCCGACGGCGGACCCGTTCGGGCCCAAAGCGATCCGAGCGTCCGCCGGAGCCGTGTTTGGCGTGCCGGTGCGCTGGGTCGCGAGTGCCGAGGACTGCGGGGAGGCCCTCGCGGCGCACCGGGTCCGGGTGCTGATCGCGGATCCGCGCGGGGATCATCTCGACTCCGACACGTCGTTCGCCCGACCTCTCGCCCTGGTGTTTGGGGGAGAGGGGAGGGGGGCGGGGGCGGCTTGGAAGCGGTACGGGACGACCGTCCGCCTCTCGATGGCCGGGACGGTGGAGTCGCTCAATGTCGCGGCGGCCGCGGCGGTTCTGCTCTATCGGGTTCCTCCGACCCTCGGCCCCGAGGATCGCGCGGAGCGGTGA
- a CDS encoding YqzL family protein → MEIGYTPETFWRVFETTGSIWAYLVYRQFVRRQQHWVVPILN, encoded by the coding sequence GTGGAGATTGGGTATACGCCCGAGACCTTTTGGCGGGTGTTTGAGACCACCGGTTCCATCTGGGCGTACCTCGTCTACCGGCAATTCGTCAGGCGGCAACAGCACTGGGTGGTGCCGATTTTGAACTAA
- the pheS gene encoding phenylalanine--tRNA ligase subunit alpha encodes MDLNEVRAIRGQAEREVAQAVTAEALEGVRVRYLGRQGTITAAFRRLGTVPPVDRPAVGAALNDLKTVVEGLLSSRTESMRRESQGSRLAAEAIDVTLPGRRPHLGRTHVLTRTMEEIAQIFLGLGFEIVEGPDVEHDEDNFERLNMPAYHPARDAQDSFYLGGGWLLRTHTTVVDVHVLDTHRPPMRALAYGHCYRRDPADASHSPMFHQADGFLVDHGVRFSDLKGVLLSFAREFFGPQTRVRFTPSYFPFTEPSAEMSIGCLLCAGRGCAVCKRSGWLEILGCGMFHPRVLTMAHLDPERYTAFAFGMGVERPAMLKHRIDDIRLFYENDLRFLEQV; translated from the coding sequence GTGGACCTCAACGAGGTGCGCGCGATCCGCGGTCAGGCCGAACGGGAGGTCGCGCAGGCGGTAACGGCGGAGGCCCTCGAGGGGGTCCGCGTCCGGTACCTTGGCCGGCAGGGTACCATCACCGCGGCCTTCCGGCGCCTCGGCACCGTTCCCCCGGTCGACCGCCCCGCGGTGGGGGCCGCGCTCAACGATCTCAAGACCGTCGTCGAGGGACTGCTGTCTTCCCGCACCGAGTCGATGCGCCGCGAATCCCAGGGGAGCCGCCTGGCCGCGGAGGCGATCGACGTCACCCTCCCCGGGCGCCGGCCGCATCTCGGCCGGACGCACGTTCTCACCCGCACGATGGAGGAGATCGCCCAGATCTTCCTCGGGCTGGGGTTCGAGATCGTCGAGGGGCCCGACGTTGAACACGACGAGGACAACTTTGAGCGCTTGAACATGCCGGCGTACCATCCGGCGCGGGACGCGCAGGATTCGTTTTATCTGGGCGGCGGGTGGCTGTTGCGGACGCACACCACGGTGGTGGACGTTCATGTCCTCGATACCCATCGTCCACCGATGCGCGCCCTGGCGTACGGGCATTGCTACCGGCGGGATCCGGCCGACGCGAGCCATTCCCCGATGTTCCACCAGGCCGATGGATTCCTGGTGGACCACGGCGTGCGCTTCTCCGACCTGAAGGGTGTCCTCCTCAGCTTCGCCCGGGAGTTCTTCGGGCCGCAGACCCGAGTGCGGTTCACGCCCTCGTACTTTCCCTTCACCGAGCCCAGCGCTGAGATGTCCATCGGCTGCCTCCTCTGCGCGGGGCGGGGGTGCGCGGTCTGCAAGCGGTCCGGATGGCTGGAAATCTTAGGATGCGGGATGTTCCATCCCCGCGTGTTGACCATGGCGCACCTCGATCCTGAGCGGTACACGGCGTTTGCTTTTGGCATGGGCGTCGAGCGCCCGGCGATGCTCAAGCATCGGATCGATGACATCCGGCTGTTCTACGAAAACGACCTGCGGTTTCTAGAGCAGGTGTAG